In Vitis riparia cultivar Riparia Gloire de Montpellier isolate 1030 chromosome 19, EGFV_Vit.rip_1.0, whole genome shotgun sequence, the following proteins share a genomic window:
- the LOC117908714 gene encoding peroxidase 7-like, translating into MRWCFSFIFVLVLVVLHLDGLARSRALATPKTASPKVSSPQDLLSFTHYLNTCPDVEGIIQNKVRAWVKKDYTLAASIIRLHFHDCAVRGCDASILLNHAGSERRAEASKTLRGFQVIEEIKAEVEKRCPGRVSCADILTAAARDATVLIGGPFWEVPFGRKDGKVSIAREANRVPQGHENVTDLIQFFQARGLNILDLVILSGSHTIGRSTCHSIQHRLSNFNGTYKPDPSLNATYLRVLKGKCGRRYNYVDLDGTTPRKFDTEYYKNLGKKMALLSTDQGLYRDSRTSPIVEALATQPELFTNQFAVSMVKLGNIQVLTGKKDGEIRGNCNFVNPY; encoded by the exons ATGAGGTGGTGTTTTTCCTTTATCTTTGTCCTTGTCCTTGTTGTTCTTCACTTGGATGGGTTAGCCAGGAGCCGAGCACTTGCGACCCCAAAGACAGCATCGCCAAAGGTGTCGTCTCCTCAAGATTTACTCTCTTTCACTCACTATCTCAACACATGCCCCGATGTTGAAGGCATCATCCAAAACAAGGTTAGGGCTTGGGTTAAGAAGGATTACACCTTGGCTGCTAGCATTATCCGCTTGCACTTCCATGATTGTGCCGTTAGG GGATGCGATGCATCGATTTTGCTAAATCATGCAGGAAGTGAGAGGAGGGCTGAGGCCAGCAAGACACTGAGGGGATTCCAGGTGATAGAGGAGATCAAAGCAGAGGTTGAGAAGAGGTGTCCCGGAAGAGTCTCGTGTGCTGACATTCTCACAGCTGCTGCAAGAGATGCCACCGTCCTCATTGGAGGTCCATTCTGGGAAGTCCCTTTCGGGAGGAAAGATGGGAAGGTCTCCATTGCCAGAGAAGCCAACAGGGTTCCTCAGGGCCACGAAAACGTCACCGACTTGATCCAATTCTTCCAAGCTCGAGGCTTGAACATACTCGATCTGGTCATCCTCTCAGGCTCACACACCATTGGCAGGAGCACCTGCCATTCCATTCAACACAGGCTCTCCAACTTTAATGGGACATACAAGCCCGATCCCTCACTCAATGCCACATACCTGAGGGTGCTGAAGGGGAAATGTGGGAGGAGGTACAACTACGTGGATCTAGATGGTACAACTCCGAGGAAATTCGATACAGAATACTACAAGAATCTTGGGAAGAAGATGGCGTTGCTCTCGACGGATCAAGGGCTGTATAGGGATTCAAGAACTTCACCGATTGTTGAGGCATTGGCAACTCAGCCGGAGCTTTTCACGAACCAGTTTGCAGTGTCGATGGTGAAGCTGGGCAATATCCAAGTTCTTACCGGGAAGAAAGATGGAGAAATAAGAGGGAACTGCAATTTTGTTAATCCTTACTGA
- the LOC117909294 gene encoding 18.0 kDa class I heat shock protein-like — MSMLSSLFENLGIASSGYVHMDWKETPQAHIFQVDLPGLTKNEVKLEVHQGRVLHISGYREEEPEEKGEKWHCRERSCGSFSRQFRLPEDANVEEIKASMHDGVLIVTVPKDEDLKKHSQKNMVEISGDDEAHAPKGLGRFVCCKA; from the coding sequence ATGTCCATGCTCTCATCCCTCTTTGAAAACTTGGGGATTGCATCATCTGGGTATGTCCATATGGACTGGAAAGAGACTCCCCAAGCCCACATCTTCCAGGTGGATCTCCCAGGTCTCACAAAGAATGAGGTGAAACTGGAGGTTCATCAAGGGAGGGTGCTCCACATTAGTGGGTACAGAGAAGAAGAGCCAGAAGAGAAGGGTGAAAAGTGGCACTGCAGAGAGAGGAGCTGTGGCAGTTTCTCCAGGCAGTTCAGGCTTCCAGAAGATGCCAATGTTGAGGAGATAAAAGCTTCAATGCATGATGGGGTACTCATTGTTACAGTGCCTAAAGATGAGGATCTGAAGAAGCATTCACAGAAAAACATGGTTGAGATTTCTGGGGATGATGAAGCTCATGCTCCTAAAGGACTTGGTCGCTTCGTGTGTTGCAAAGCGTGA